The sequence ctcacagatctcgattttgcagatgacgtaGTCCTGctgtctgaccagatggaggaaacacagcagctactgacaaaagtggaaattgagtgcagtaaagttggacttcacctaaacgctaaaaagacagagtacatggtgtttaactgcgacgaaggtactctcaagaccgtagagaatgatatCATTAAGAAAGtttttgactacaagtaccttgggtcaagaatgatgagttcggagaaggacataaagatacggaaggcgctggcgtggagggctatgaacgacatgaaggaaatctggaagtcgaacctgacccgagggcttaaaaagaggattttcatagcagtcatagagtccattctcacgtacggatgcgagacgtggacactcaccaagactatgcgaaagtctgtAGACGGTTGtgatacacgaatgctccggatggctcttgacgtgagttggcaacagcacatgacgaacattgagctctataacaacctaccgatgctcaccactaaaatcgaggtgagaagactgcaactagcggggcactgtctacgccaccccgagctacctgccagcctagtcatcatatgggagcccaagcacgggaggatgaaccctgggcgccctcccaacactatggtcaacacgctcctagaagacagcggtgcggctaatgtagatgaactgaacacactgatgagggagagggagaagtggagagtccgtcatcgtgcccgacgccggccccctaggcctgagtcgacgtagacGTAGTAGTGGTATTAGTGAACTGCTGTAGTATTAACATGACATGTGTATTGCTTTTCAAAGACCACCCCACCGTTTAACGGTCTTATTCACGCTTAGCACCAGGCTTTACACTGATACGTCTTTcaaaaataaaagttaattttaacTTGCCTATAATTTAAATGTAAAATCTCATTAATTAATGTATTGATAAAGAAGCATTATCACAAATTACGTTTTTTTGCATTTTGATAACTATTCAatataattggtttcttttgtaaCCCTGAACATTTTAATTCATATATTTATTGTGAGAAGGGGTCCATAGGCTTCACCAGACTGCCAAAGGCATAAACAGGAtaagaacccctggtctagaccaTGTAGGACTTTGTCAGAGGCCAACAGATATCTACTGCTTTGGTTACCTCTCTGAAAGATTCGTCAAGCATGACAAACACACACTGACTCCCTCCAACCAGACTCTCTCCTCACGTTGGTACACCGTCCCTCAGAAACCCCTCCAGGAGAGATCAGGCTGACCACGGCTTGTCCTGCCTGTCCTTGTTAAACAGcgggatggggaggagggagcCGTGTGCCCGGACACGATGGGGAACCACCCCACTCACCGTGCTCCTGGCCCAGGATCAGGGAGTACAGACTTCGCAGGCCAAACACGTTCAGGAAATACCAGCTGGCTGAGCTCACCCTGAAAGGAGATGGGGCAggtcaggaaagatgtggagggaGGGGCGGCGGagtgaggtggaggggaggggaaggaggtcagTACTGCCCCAGGCTTGGGGGCCAAGCATATGGCATCCTCCCTTCCTGAGTACACCCCGCCCCACCATTTCAGttccccactctcccccatcacctcTAACCAGTGCTCACCTCTCAATGGCTCTTCCGCAGCTCGGACCCTCCGATGCATTGCACTCCcgcctcaccgcccctcccacaatgAGGCACTCCCCCTCAGCGCCCGTCCCACAATGAGGCACTCCCCCTCACCGCCCGTCCCACAATGAGGCACtccccctcaccgcccctcccacaatgAGGCACtccccctcaccgcccctcctGTGGTGCAGCATTCCCTCATCAAGGTAGGTGCTGTCAGCAGACCAGGCTCCCTGGGTGACGGGAACTGGTCCCAGGCTGTGGACACCACCTGGCCTGCCAGTCCCCGGGTGCAGGGCCAGGCAGGCTCCACGCTGTaggcacacacactcaccaagaggGATCGAGCGATGGCAGTGCCACGCCTCTCTGTAACATCGGCTTGAAGCGCAGTGTCAGTGGGAACGGCACCTTGGCTGTAAGACAGGAATGAGGTTAGGGCATCTGCGGACAGGGTCAGGGGTCGGGGTCAGGGGAGGGGTACAGTTACCCCTGTCAGTGGGAACGGCACCTTGACTGTAAGACAGGAATGAGGTTAGGGCATCTGCGGACAGGGTCAGCGGTCGGGGTGGGGGTCAGGGGAGGGGTACAGTTAGGGAGCGATTTAGAGCACACGGACAGAGGCGAGAGAGGACCACAGGCAAGGAGCAGCACTGAGGCAGTGAGGGAAAAAGCTGCTGGCGGGGGGTAAAGGTCAGGGGGCAGCATGGGGTCAGAAAACCTCTCACTCGGATTTTCCCATTATCAATAGGAGGGGAGAGGAGTCACAGGGGAACACACCAGCATGTAGTAGTTATAACTGCCTCCTAGTCCTCCACCTGCCCATttcctcctcctccatctcccactccccctcccctggatccacccatcacaaGCTCACCTGCGCGTCTGCTCTCTCCGCTCGGTCTTTCAGTCTCACGAGACATTCTGCCCAGCTACCCCCTCAGATGCTGCCCGAGCTGTCGAGTTCACTGGCAGTGTGGGTgtttctcactcactcacacacacacacactgaccctcaccgagGGACggtctccctcacacacactgtcTTTGCAGGGGGacggtctctgtctctctctctcacacacacacacacacatccctcccaaacctctctcaccccctcagtGTCCGATCGGTCCAGTGGTTCCAGGACAGACTCTCCATCCAGACCGCTCACTCAGCGCAGACAGACAGTGAGGGAGGGGGCTTTCTTTGTGCCTTTGTTCCGTTCCGTTCCACCCCTCTCACTGGCTCAGCATCTCATCTGCCTCGAAGGTGAAAGACCCTTCGGCCCCTCCAGTtgacactgacctgctcctgCTGGTCTCAGCCTATCCCCCTTATGAAAGTCTGCACTGAATGAGTTCCCAGGTATAGTCCCCGATCAGAGGGACTTCTGATGGAGACACTCCAGCACCCACCCCCCAACTcttcttccctcccctccttGTCCTCTGATCACCCCCCCCTCCTATTCCTGCTCAGCACTCTTCCCCTCCACTGGGCAGAGTCTCTCCCAACCCCCTCTGCTCCCCTGCCCTCCTATGCACTACCTTCTGTCCCCGCTCACTCACCTCCCCCCGCTCCCAGCTCCCTCTGGAAGTTCTCACTCGCTTCTGCCCCACTGTATTCACCGATCACCCCCTGGCAGGGACGTCCCCGTGCCTGCCCTGGCAGAGAGCTCTGTGCTGCACAGACGCTCTCCCCACTCCCTGCCACGAGGACCCCATCCCTCCTCGTGCCCTTCAATCCCGGGACATTACTGATAACGAAGCCGGAGAAGGCCGAATTGATCCACCCTCCGATGAGGATCATCGAGACCACGTTGGTGAGGTTCCCTTTCATCATCTCCGTCAGCATGCTGGGGTCTGCGGGGACACGCGGATAACGCAGAGTCAGGGAGTGATGTGTAGACCCGACCCCACCCCAGCAACCTTGAGTCAACAGCTGCCCCAGCATGCGGGGACACACGGACCACAGTCAGTGAGGGTCAACATAACACCCAGACCCATActcatccccaccggtaccgtaccccggtgttacacagtgacagacccgtccccaccggtaccgtaccccggtgttccacagtgacagacccgtccccaccggtaccgtaccccggtgttccacagtgacagacctgtccccaccggtaccgtaccccggtgttacacagtgacagacccgtccccaccggtaccgtaccccggtgttacacagtgacagacccgtccccaccggtaccataccccggtgttatacagtgacagacccatccccaccggtaccgtaccccggtattacacagtgacagacccgtccccaccggtaccgtaccccggtgttatacagtgacagacccgtccccaccggtaccgtaccccggcatCACACAGCAACAGACCCCTCCCCAGTGGTACCTGTGATTGGGTTCTTGGGCACGATCTTAATCTTGGTCTTCCTAAAAAAACCAGATTCGGCGTCATTGAAGAAATGTTTTCTCATCACAAAGGACTGCAGGGCAAAGAGAGGAGACTGAGGTTACAATGCAATGAGCtggattaatgtcagtggggatacagtcagtgacacaggacgctgggggagaggggtcactaaggaacggtgtgagggagctggattaacatcagtggggatacaatcagtgacacaggacacggggagaggggtcactgagggacggtgtgagggagctggatacggtcagtgacacaggacgctgggagagaggggtcactgatggacagtgtgagggagagggagtaaAGTGGAGAATCTCTCCAGCCCCTGACCTGCCGTGGTATGTATTTCCCGTGTTCTCGGAGCGCCCGGCTTCGGATCAGAACCTGGCTGAGAGTGAGAGGGAACAGCAGAGGTTAGTGTTGTTTCTGTGGTCCCCGGACGTTGCCAGCTGCCCTCACCGTCTGACCACCCATTACACGGCCACAGTGAGTTCCGTGCTGTCGAGAGTTACAGAGATTCGACCCGACCTATCCTGGGCATTCTCTCGTCcaaaggcctgaaagcacatTCCATTTCTACAGCACTGCTACAAGACTACTGAACAGCCCTTGGTCCGAAGAGGACTCGTGCCTTCACAGTctcccttgttatgatcttgcaccttattgcctgcccGCGCTGGGTCCAGCAGGTCAGTGCCATCATGAggaaaacacagcagcacctctgcttgcttaggagtttgtgaagattcagcacggCATCTAAAACTGACACATTTCTACAGACATGCGGTGGAGAATgtcctgactggttgcgtcacagcCTGGCACGGAAACATcaaagcccttgaatgggaaatcctgGGAATGGGAAAGTAgtggacacggcccagtccatcacagctagCGCCTTCCCCACCACCGAGCACGTTGACATGAAAAGCTGCAtccttcatcagggacccccaccacccaggacgtgcttcTGTATCGCTGCTGCCGtcacggaggaggtacagaagcctcaggactctcaccaccaggttcaggaacaggctcTTGGAGCGGAGGGGTTAAAGGTCAACACTGAACGTTCCCTCAACCCACGGACTCATGCTCTCGATTTTTATCACTGACTTCGTTGTTACTATTCtgactttttgtatttgcacgatttgttgtcttttgcacactgctctCGCCTGTCTTTTAAAAGTTTGTCCCTGGTTACATTGTAATTCTTTTATATTTTctgggtatgcccacaagaaaacgaacctccgggttgtctatggtgacatacatgtcctttgataataaattaacttggaTCTTTGAACTGCAGTGCACATTCTCGGCcgctgtaacacttcattctgcattgttattgtttccccttgttctacctcgatgcattgttgtaatgaaatgatgtgCCTGGATTGTATGTGAGGCAAGTTTTCAGTTTGTGAAATGTACAACACATCCTATGATGCCCCGAACACCCTCCCTTTCCTTCTGTCACACACCTGGCTTCTCCCTGAACACCCTCAGTACCTCTCCCACAGAATCTTCCTCCCCAACCCTGTCCCCCCCACTGTGTCCTCCCGATCCCTCATTCCTTGCCCGACCACTGTGTCCTGCCCCCACGCTGTTcccaggactgacgaagggtctcaacctgaaacgttgactgtacttcttcctatagatgctacctggcctgctgcattcaccagtctctgtaacTGCTGTTCAAAATGACATTTCCCCACTCAGAATCTGGAACAGGTTGGAAACAGGGACCAGGTTGATCTCCTTCTGCGCAAGTAGATAACGTGTGAATGATGAACCAGAGTGAGCTGTCAGTTAATCCTCTTCACCCACctgtccctcccttcctccctccccacccacacctCGCCCGTGCCTGCCATCACCCCCACACCTTGCCCGTGCCTGCCGTCACCCCTGCACCTCGCCCGCAGTCTTCTCTACCCACACTGCTTGTGCCCACCATTCATAGCCACTGTATCGAGTGGGTgcagatgggggagggaggggagcaagTGGGATAGGATAGGTGTCCATTGCCCACCTAGCACACCTGTCCATCACTCACCTGCCCCCTTGCCCACATGTCCTTCACTCACCTGTCCCTCTCGCACACCTGTCCATCGCTCGCCTGTCCCCTTGCTCACCTGTCCACCACTCACCTGCCCCTTTGCCCACCTGTCCATCACTCACCTGTCCCCCTTGCACACCTGTCCACCACTCACCTGCCCCCTTGTCCACCTGTCCATCACCCATCTGTACCCCCTGCTCACCTGTCTCCTTGCCCACATGTCCCCCTCACCCTCCCGCCCTCCTAGCCTCCTGTCCCCCCACCATCCTCGTTCCCACCAGTGGTTaaatcccctccctctctcctccacctgTGTCCCAGCTGCCGGAGCCCCGGCTTGCGCTCCGCCTGTAGCACCAGGCCCAGATAGTGGCGGGTGACACCCGCAAGGAAGGTGATGAGGACGACGGGCAGCACCACCCAAAGTCGGATACCCGGGTCCAGTAATAGCTCGGGCTCGGACCCTGCCATTTCTCCCGCTGATGCCCGGAGCAGGCCGCACAGCCTCGGCCTCGAGTAGCTGCCGGAAGCCTTGCAAAGCCAAACCCCCCTCTGACCCCGGATGCGAAAGATTTCCCTCAGCATATCtttaataatttcatttttttcgTGTTTTGCTGTAGACCTCTTCCCGCCACATTTATATATGATCGCCTGATGTTTTTAAGATAAAGTTTATTCCACGCAGCCAATCAGGCATATTTGCCTTGCTAGCATCACCCAATCGAATCACACGTCGCATTTTATATCAAGCTCCGCGCTCATCCAATTGGAACTCACGTTACTTAGGCGTCCCCACGTGCCATCAATATGAAGGGATGGATGAACTGGCAAAATGCGGCTAATACCCAATGACGTTTCAGAAAATCAACTGGCCCAATCAGCATGTCGTACAAGTCATATTTTCTCCTGAATACGGTAGCGAATCACAGCTGAGAATCTATACCAACTGTCCAATGGTATTGGCTACTCGGGCCCTGACGACCAAGCTGAACCAATCAGCTTTACGATCAACCGTCCATTCCCGTTGAGCGGACCGGCCCCTTTAGCGGAAGCCATCCAATCGAGGATAATCAGAGGTGATCCGCTCCCACCAATGGGGTTACGGGCGCTGCCGGGGTTGGCCAATTAGACCGCAGTACGCCCCCGGTGACCGGTGATGGCGGCGTCTGCGGGAGTTGGAGGGAAGGTTCTGGAATACGAGGCTTTCGTCAACGACGTCCTCAAGCGGGATCTCAagtgagggagggcagggggagagtgagggagggcagggggagagtgagggacgGTAGGGCGGGGGTGGAGgtggaagtgggagggtgagaggaggggatggggagggtaggggtgaggtgagagaagagggagggatgaggggagggggagagggagggatgaggggagggggagagggagggatgaggggagggggagagggagggatgaggggagggggagagggagggatgaggggagggggagagggagggatgaggggagggggagagggagggatgtggggagggggagagggagggagggatgaggggagggggagagggagggagggatgaggggagggggagagggagggagggatgaggggagggggagagggagggagggatgaggggagggggagagggagggatgaggggagggggagagggagggatgtggggaggggggagagggagggatggggggaggggggagagggagggatgtggggaggggggagagggagggatgtggggaggggggagagggagggatgtggggagggggagagggagggatgtggggagggggagagggagggatgaggggaggggggagagggagggatgaggggaggggggagagggagggatgaggggaggggggagagggagggatgtggggaggggagagagggagggatgaggggaggggggagagggagggatgtggggaggggggagggatgtggggagggggagggatgaggggaggggggatggggagggatgaggggagggggagagggatgaggggagggggagagggatgaggggagggggagagggatgaggggagggggagagggagggatgggaggagtgggggaggaggggagagggaggggggtagaggtgaggtgaaggggagtgaggggaggaggagagaaggggatggtaggGGTGAGGtgaaggggagtgagggggagggggagagatggtagggcagggggtggaggtggaagagaggggagttgatgaggGAGGGtagggggtgagagagatggtagggtagagggggaggggaagaggtgagggggaaggagggtaggggacggggtgggggagggagtagggaaggggagggtggtgagggtagctaggtgagaggaggatggggaggggagaggctaggggagaaagagggagtggggaggggagtggaggaagTGGGGGAAGAATGGGAATCGGATGCTAAGTGGGTTTCTCCTGGGCTTCTGAGCAGTCTGGGCTCTGGATTGAGGAGTCGGGGTCAAGGTCAGGCGGGGGTGCAGAATCTGGGTTGTGGGGTGGGGACTGTGTGTCTGAGGGGAGGGTTCCAGGGATGGTCCAGGGGTTTGAGCTCTGGGTTGGTCTGGCACCTGGAGTTGGAGTAGCAGATGTTGCAGCTTGCTCCAGGATCAGATCAGGGCTGTGGAGTTGCAGAGTCAGAGTTGTATAGTACAGAAGCAGGCTCTCCAGCCCAGCTGCTCCATGTTTCCCTGAGCCACTCTCATTTGGCCCGCGTCTATCTAAACCATTTCCcattgttatgtaccccgtaactgggttgccaaaccagcagaaatggatcactcagttggagtctggagtactagaactaagaaagttttattaaagaaacaagcaacacagtaatggaaaggataataaatgcagcagttcagcaatgataaacacacatgtgcacagaattgagataacaggatcaatcaagctctatcgttgtctaggggtaaatgatcaatttcaaagtgacacaaagtccagttcaatttagttcagtttgcagtaatcgttgccatggcgatggacaacgtggggagagagagagagaacgagaacaactgatcattcaaaacggcttccactcacagaccggcgggatggctcacaagcagcttttgggtgggtcctttgtgatgtcacctgaggtcaccgactgtgacccctcctccagatgcggtcgatcctctgcagtgaaccccggcacccaggcaagggcggacacacaccgggttcccgctgatcgtacctttccaccctgtgcgtttatggcccggtacttcccaccgactcgtgagaggcgtaccgcttccagggtctcgttacctcgggtgtcgtgtgtgtcctgccttagcgaacctgtccctttttatccccctgctggggtatcgcctgtccatcacttcaaacagttcagggttcaaagggggagccgctcttgacaatacccagactgatggctccttcattaacatctccaaatgctgcttcattgttccttatctctccctcccctgaggacaggtggcagaccaactgctgatgccactgttgcaagcccaggccagcaaacatcttaatttatgtgtattctcgtcacaccatcTGCAGAGAGCTCCAGGTGTTTTtcaaatattgttaatgtacttgcctcaaccaggTCCTCTGGTCCACCtacccaccaccctcagtgtggaagaagttgcccctcaggtttctGTTAAATCTTTACCTGGGTGAGAGACAATGAACATCACCCACCATATTGGCATCCCTCATGGTTGTATAGACCTCTTTCAGACTACCCCTGGGTCTCCTTCACTTCAGCAAAAACAGTCCCAGTCCCGATAACACACTCAGTTTCTTGTTTTATAATGATTGTGCACCCTCTCCAACCTAACAATGTCCTTGCTAATGCTGTGTGAGCGGAACAGCACACAGttctcccagtgtggtctccCCAACTGTGTACAGCTGTAACACGACAACCTagttcctgtactcagtaccctGATCACAACATAAGCCTGCCTATGTTTGGCCTGTATCCCTTCAAACATTTCTTATCCGTGTACCTGCCCAATGGTCTTTTAGAAAGTCGAAcgttacagtacagtacaggcccttcactcAAGACGCTTCAACCaaatctaacccatccctctaaatatcttttaaatgtccccaatCTGCTGCTACCAACACcgctggcagggcattccacacacccaccaatctgtgtttttaaaaaaactactacTGACATCACCCCGaaactctcctccaatcaccttaaaattatgcccccttgttttAGCCAATTCCACCCTTGGTAAAAGTCTCTTCACTTAATCTGTGAcacttgtcatcttgtacacctctgtcaagtcacctctcagcctccttcactccaaagagaaaagccctagctcgctcaacctatcctgatAAGACATTTGAAATAATAAATGCTTTTAAACGTTGTTCATGTACCTGCCTCAGAAATGACCTTGTTCCATATACCgtccacactctgtgtgaagaagttacccctcaggcCTCTTCACCTCTCACCCAAAACCCTTTGCTTTTGATTCCCTTACATGGGTAAAAGAGTGTGGACCCTATCGATGCTCCTCGTGATTTTATACACTACTACaacttcctttgctccaaggcacaagaccaaagagaaaggagcagaattaggccaattgaccCATCAAGTCATAACTGATCCTttatccctctctcccccattctgccttctccccataacctttgatgccctgacttgtcaagaatctattaacctctgctttaagtatactccacggccatctgtgtcaataaattccacagattcaccaccgtttgaccaaggaaattcctcctcatctctgttctaaatggacatcaccTCCACATGCatgctgtctaggccttttaatattccataggtttcaatgagatctccctctcagtcttctaaatacCAGTGAGTACGGAGTgaggagccatcaaacactcctcatacattaaccctttcattcctggatcatgCTTGTGAATCTCTGTAATGTTAGCAtatcccttcttgaataaggggccccaaactacTCAATACTCTTAAAGTGTAGTctggccagtgccttataaagcctcagcattacatccttgtttttttttactattctagtcctctcgaaattaatgATAAcaatgcacttgccttcctcactaccaaatcaacctgcaaggttccccagtccctttgcagttctgatgtttgaattttctgcacattccatctgccacttctttgcccattttctcaatctactttacgtacttagtcatagtcatagtttattgatcccggggaaaattggtttttgttacagttgccccaTAAATAatacttctgcagcctctctgctttctcaacactacctgcccctccacctaccttcgtattgtccacaaacttggccacaatgacACCAATTCCattaaccaaatcattgacatagaacatgaaaagaattggtcccaataccaacccctgtggaacaccactcgtcactagcagctaaccagaaaaggctccctttattcccattctctatcCCCTCCCAATCAGCtaatccatactagaatctttcctgtgatacaatgggcttttaccttgttaagcagcctcatgtgacaccttctgaaaatcccaacTACACCAGATCagtcaattctcctttgtctatcctgctcgtgATTTCCTCAAAAgagttctaacagatttgtcaggcaagttttcccttgaggaaaccttgctgacgtTGGtctatttttatcatg is a genomic window of Mobula hypostoma chromosome 28, sMobHyp1.1, whole genome shotgun sequence containing:
- the LOC134339052 gene encoding ER membrane protein complex subunit 3-like — translated: MLREIFRIRGQRGVWLCKASGSYSRPRLCGLLRASAGEMAGSEPELLLDPGIRLWVVLPVVLITFLAGVTRHYLGLVLQAERKPGLRQLGHSQVLIRSRALREHGKYIPRQSFVMRKHFFNDAESGFFRKTKIKIVPKNPITDPSMLTEMMKGNLTNVVSMILIGGWINSAFSGFVITKVPFPLTLRFKPMLQRGVALPSLDPSWVSSASWYFLNVFGLRSLYSLILGQEHAANQMRAMQDQMTGTAMSLPPDTNKAFKAEWEALELVDHRWALETVEEELMATDLNLEAFYSSEGLSSLF